A genome region from Hymenobacter tibetensis includes the following:
- the pafA gene encoding alkaline phosphatase PafA, translating to MKKSLCFLLATVLTGHAFAQKKDRGLARPKLVVGIVVDQMRYDYLYRYWSKYGNGGFRRLLEEGFSYENTHYNYVPTYTGPGHASIYTGTTPSMHGIVGNNWFVRETAKGTYVTEDNTVQAVGGTAAAGQQSPRHMLTSTITDELRLATNFQSKVIGVCIKDRGSILPAGHAANAAYWYDGTNGAFISSTFYQNTLPEWVTKFNSENRAEQYLSKPWETLLPIAQYTESTADDVVWEGTFKGETKPVFPHDLPTLSAAPSKAVTASQPTGAEKLPASTRNLDLIRSTPFGNSLTADFALETIRAEQLGQRGQTDFLALSFSSTDYVGHQFGVNAIETEDTYLRLDRDIARVLDYLDKTVGKGQALVFLSSDHGAAHNPDFLRSQRIPAGSVGPRVMRDSLQKALVKRHGAGQWVLSYENQQVYLNRPLIAQKNLNLRTFQDEVADIMIGFSGVTRAITADDLQKSHWESGMLMYLENGYFPKRSGDVLVVLEPGWLESYQYPVNKGTTHGSAGNYDTHIPLVFWGWHVKRGSSVVSARIIDIAPTLAQWLHIQEPDGCTGTPLPEVLGK from the coding sequence TTGAAAAAGAGCCTGTGTTTCCTGCTAGCCACCGTGTTAACGGGGCATGCCTTCGCGCAAAAAAAAGACAGAGGTCTGGCGCGTCCCAAACTAGTAGTTGGTATTGTAGTGGATCAAATGCGCTACGACTACCTCTACCGCTATTGGAGCAAGTACGGTAACGGCGGTTTCCGGCGGTTGTTGGAGGAGGGATTCAGCTATGAAAACACGCATTACAACTACGTGCCGACCTACACGGGGCCAGGGCACGCCAGCATCTACACGGGTACCACGCCTTCTATGCATGGTATTGTGGGCAACAACTGGTTTGTGCGCGAAACAGCTAAAGGCACCTATGTAACGGAAGACAACACGGTGCAAGCAGTAGGAGGCACTGCCGCCGCCGGCCAACAGTCGCCGCGCCACATGCTGACGAGCACCATCACTGACGAGCTGCGGTTGGCAACCAATTTCCAGAGTAAGGTAATTGGCGTTTGCATCAAAGACCGAGGTTCCATTCTGCCGGCTGGCCATGCGGCCAATGCGGCGTACTGGTATGATGGTACCAACGGCGCTTTCATCAGCAGTACATTCTACCAGAACACGCTGCCCGAGTGGGTGACCAAATTCAACAGTGAAAACCGGGCCGAGCAATACCTAAGCAAGCCGTGGGAAACCCTGTTGCCTATTGCCCAATACACGGAAAGCACCGCCGATGATGTCGTGTGGGAGGGGACTTTCAAAGGTGAAACGAAGCCGGTTTTTCCTCACGATTTGCCCACGTTGAGTGCCGCTCCTAGCAAGGCAGTAACTGCGAGCCAGCCTACTGGCGCAGAAAAATTGCCTGCCTCCACCCGCAACCTCGACCTGATCAGGTCCACGCCATTTGGCAATTCCCTCACGGCCGATTTTGCCTTGGAAACTATTCGGGCCGAGCAACTAGGCCAGCGGGGGCAAACCGACTTTCTGGCGCTCAGCTTCAGCAGCACCGACTATGTGGGGCACCAGTTTGGCGTGAATGCCATTGAAACGGAAGATACCTACCTGCGCCTCGACCGGGATATTGCGCGGGTGCTCGACTACCTTGACAAGACAGTGGGGAAGGGGCAAGCTTTGGTGTTCCTAAGCTCCGACCACGGCGCGGCCCACAATCCTGATTTTCTGCGCAGCCAGCGCATTCCGGCGGGCTCGGTGGGCCCACGCGTGATGCGTGACTCGTTGCAGAAGGCATTGGTGAAGCGGCACGGCGCGGGCCAGTGGGTGCTTAGCTACGAAAACCAGCAGGTATACCTCAACCGTCCGCTTATTGCGCAGAAAAACCTCAACCTCCGCACCTTCCAAGACGAAGTAGCGGACATCATGATTGGCTTTTCGGGAGTTACGCGCGCCATTACGGCCGACGACTTGCAGAAGTCGCACTGGGAAAGCGGGATGCTTATGTACCTGGAAAACGGCTACTTCCCCAAGCGCAGCGGCGATGTACTGGTGGTGCTGGAGCCAGGCTGGCTGGAATCCTATCAGTACCCGGTGAACAAGGGCACCACCCACGGCTCTGCCGGTAACTACGAC